Proteins co-encoded in one Salvia splendens isolate huo1 chromosome 4, SspV2, whole genome shotgun sequence genomic window:
- the LOC121799474 gene encoding DNA gyrase subunit B, chloroplastic/mitochondrial isoform X2, with protein MYIGSTGSRGLHHLVYEILDNAIDEAQAGFASKIDVILLADNSVCITDNGRGIPTDMHPATKKSSLETVLTVLHAGGKFGSASSGYSVSGGLHGVGLSVVNALSEALEVTVWRNGKEFKQKYCRGKPMAKLISRELPADMKDQRGTRIQFWPDKEVFTTEIEFDYNTISSRIRELAFLNPEVTIALEKQDVDPEKTLHNVYSYAGGLIEYVKWLNTDKKPLHEVVGFRKEIEGVSIDIALQWCSDSYSDTLLGYANSIRTVDGGTHIDGVKASLTRTLNNLAKKSKVIKEKDITLSGEHVREGLTCVISVKIPNPEFEGQTKTRLGNPEVRKIVDQSILEYLTEYLELHPDVLDAILSKSLNALKAALAAKRARELVRQKGVLKSSSLPGKLADCSATDPAEAEIFIVEGDSAGGSAKQGRDRRFQAVLPLRGKILNIERKDEASMYKNEEIQNLILGLGLGVKGDDFRKDALRYHKIIILTDADVDGAHIRTLLLTFFFRYQRALFDEGCIYVGVPPLYKVERGKQAHYCYDETELRKLQSSLPANASYNIQRFKGLGEMMPLQLWETTLNPETRLLKQLRVEDVAEANVVFSSLMGSRVDFRKELIQNSANAVNLGHLDI; from the exons ATGTACATTGGAAGCACAGGCTCTCGCGGCCTTCATCATCTG GTTTATGAAATCTTGGATAATGCTATTGACGAGGCACAAGCAGGATTTGCTTCTAAGATTGATGTCATTTTGCTTGCAGACAATTCAGTGTGCATCACTGACAATGGACGAGGG ATCCCAACGGACATGCATCCAGCCACAAAAAAGTCTTCTTTGGAGACTGTCTTGACG GTTTTGCATGCTGGTGGCAAGTTTGGTAGTGCCAGTAGTGGTTATAGTGTATCTGGGGGACTACATGGTGTTGGTTTATCAGTTGTCAATGCGTTGTCAGAG GCCCTTGAAGTGACAGTATGGCGTAATGGTAAGGAGTTTAAGCAGAAATATTGCCGTGGGAAGCCTATGGCAAAATTGATCTCCCGTGAGCTTCCGGCTGATATGAAGGACCAGAGAGGGACTCGTATACAATTTTGGCCAGACAAAGAAG TATTTACGACAGAAATTGAGTTTGACTACAACACAATATCTAGCAGAATCAGGGAGCTTGCTTTTCTAAATCCTGAG GTTACAATTGCTCTTGAGAAACAGGATGTGGACCCAGAGAAGACGCTGCATAATGTGTACAGCTATGCTGGAGGGTTAATTGAATATGTGAAATGGCTTAATACAGATAAG AAACCTTTGCATGAAGTTGTGGGATTCAGAAAAGAAATAGAGGGAGTCTCAATTGATATTGCACTCCAATG GTGTTCGGATTCTTATTCAGATACATTGTTAGGATATGCTAACAGCATTAGAACAGTTGATGGCGGTACTCACATTGATGGTGTCAAAGCTTCATTAACTAGAACCCTCAACAATCTTGCAAAGAAGTCTAAAGTCATTAAG GAAAAAGATATTACTTTAAGTGGCGAACATGTAAGAGAGGGCCTGACTTGTGTGATTTCTGTGAAAATTCCTAACCCAGAATTTGAAGGACAAACAAAG ACGAGATTAGGAAACCCAGAGGTGAGGAAGATTGTTGATCAATCTATTCTGGAGTATCTTACTGAGTACCTGGAGTTGCATCCTGATGTCCTTGATGCTATTCTATCGAAGTCCCTCAATGCTCTGAAG GCAGCATTAGCGGCAAAGAGGGCCAGAGAACTGGTGAGACAAAAGGGTGTCTTAAAATCATCATCCCTTCCGGGAAAGCTTGCTGATTGTTCAGCTACTGATCCTGCAGAAGCTG AGATATTCATAGTCGAAGGAGATTCAGCTGGTGGCAGTGCTAAACAAGGTCGTGACCGCCGATTTCAG GCAGTGCTACCTCTACGAGGTAAAATTTTGAACATTGAACGCAAAGACGAAGCTTCCATGTACAAAAATGAGGAGATTCAAAACCTAATTCTTGGTTTGGGACTTGGAGTAAAG GGTGATGATTTTCGGAAGGATGCGCTCCGTTATcacaaaattataatattaacaGATGCTGACGTAGATGGTGCTCACATAAGGACACTGCTCTTAACCTTCTTCTTTAGGTATCAG AGAGCTTTGTTTGATGAAGGTTGCATCTACGTCGGTGTTCCTCCTCTATATAAG GTTGAGAGGGGGAAGCAAGCACACTACTGTTATGATGAAACAGAACTCAGAAAACTTCAGAGCTCACTTCCTGCAAATGCATCATACAACATTCAGAGATTTAAAG GTCTTGGGGAGATGATGCCTTTACAACTGTGGGAAACAACCTTGAATCCCGAGACTAGACTTCTGAAGCAATTAAGAGTAGAGGATGTGGCAGAGGCCAACGTTGTCTTTTCGTCTCTCATGGGATCTCGA GTTGATTTCAGGAAAGAACTCATTCAGAACTCAGCCAATGCTGTCAATCTTGGTCATCTCGATATATAA
- the LOC121799476 gene encoding sulfoquinovosidase-like gives MTSFKTSKKHHKHINNPFPSNPKTLPLIQGSLVFDPKTLPPHQVYDIGHDFQLNWSSSNGGSLSLCRKPNLSRSIWSTVPGRAFVSAAAADTEVQESRGSFLVKDTNIRLVCNHQTVDEIRLIQKSDLEEPALLIKGRVFSGKRGSVDSGSLEVVEKKLGAYAKYWMVFDQKSSDQVGFQVRFGRPNSVREKAFSARSYGYRGFARKLGRIRRLRVGWSGYFLRKRVVVAFPQEEENMVMKKAPCLDLNRIFLTYSSERSERFYGFGEQFSHMDLKGKRVPMLVQEQGIGRGDQPITFAANLVSYRAGGDEITTYAPSPFYITSKMRSLYLEGYNYSVFDLTNDELVQIQMYGDMLEGRILNGNSPLELIERFTETIGRPQELPEWIISGAVVGLQGGTDVVRDIWDQLQAMETPISAFWLQDWVGQRNTVIGSQLWWNWEVDSTRYSGWRQMIEELSAQKIKVMTYCNPCLAPMDEKKNVGRHLFEEAKKLDILVKDKNGGPYMVPNTAFDVGMLDFTHPKAAAWFKQILQEMVDDGVRGWMADFGEGLPVDACLYSGEDPITAHNRYPEIWARVNREFVEEWESSRPGESLVFFMRAGFRDSPKWASLFWEGDQMVSWQANDGIKSAVVGLLSSGISGYAFNHSDIGGYCAVSLPFFKYQRSEELLLRWMELNAFTTVFRTHEGNKPSCNSQFYSNQKTLSHFSRFAKIYKAWKFYRLQLVKEASEKGHPVCRHLFLHYPKDEHAHKLRYEQFLVGSEILVAPVLDKGKEVVKVYFPQGESHVWKHVWTGKLHHKQGFETWVETPLGYPAIFVKDGSQIGEMFLQNLKDYNIL, from the exons ATGACATCATTCAAAACAAGCAAGAAACATCATAAACACATCAACAACCCTTTCCCCTCCAACCCAAAGACTCTACCTTTAATCCAAGGGAGCCTAGTTTTCGATCCAAAAACACTCCCCCCGCACCAAGTCTACGACATAGGCCATGATTTCCAGCTCAATTGGTCGTCCAGCAATGGCGGGTCTCTCTCACTTTGCCGCAAGCCCAACCTCTCAAGATCGATATGGTCCACTGTCCCGGGCCGGGCCTTCGtctctgccgccgccgccgacacAGAGGTCCAAGAGAGCAGGGGATCATTCCTTGTCAAAGACACCAACATCCGCCTTGTGTGCAATCATCAGACTGTCGATGAGATCAGACTCATTCAAAAATCTGATCTTGAAGAACCTGCTCTGCTGATCAAAGGGAGGGTGTTTAGTGGCAAGAGAGGGAGTGTGGATAGTGGGAGTTTGGAGGTGGTTGAGAAGAAGTTGGGTGCATATGCTAAGTATTGGATGGTGTTTGATCAGAAAAGCAGTGATCAAGTGGGATTTCAAGTGAGATTTGGGAGGCCGAATTCGGTGAGGGAGAAGGCATTCTCTGCAAGAAGCTATGGATACAGAGGCTTTGCTCGAAAGCTGGGTAGAATCCGGAGGCTTAGAGTTGGATGGTCTGGCTATTTCTTGAGGAAGAGGGTGGTTGTTGCGTTTCCTCAAGAAGAGGAGAATATGGTGATGAAGAAGGCACCATGTCTTGATTTGAATAGGATTTTCCTCACTTATTCTAGTGAGAGGAGTGAGAGATTCTATGGCTTTGGGGAGCAGTTCTCTCACATGGATTTGAAGGGGAAGAGGGTGCCAATGTTGGTTCAAGAACAAGGGATTGGGAGAGGGGATCAGCCTATCACTTTTGCTGCTAATTTGGTTAGCTACAG GGCAGGAGGTGATGAGATCACAACTTATGCTCCTTCACCTTTTTACATCACTTCAAAGATGAGATCACTGTATCTTGAAGGATATAACTACTCAGTTTTTGATCTAACAAATGATGAATTAGTCCAGATACAG ATGTATGGAGACATGCTTGAAGGTAGAATCTTGAATGGAAACTCACCGCTTGAACTCATTGAGCGCTTCACGGAAACCATCGGGAGACCCCAAGAGCTTCCCGAGTGGATAATATCGGGCGCTGTGGTGGGCTTGCAAGGAGGCACGGATGTGGTTCGTGATATCTGGGATCAGCTGCAAGCCATGGAGACACCAATATCAGCATTTTGGTTGCAG GATTGGGTGGGACAGAGGAATACAGTTATCGGGTCACAACTATGGTGGAATTGGGAAGTGGATTCAACTCGGTATTCGGGTTGGAGACAGATGATTGAAGAGCTTAGTGCTCAGAAAATCAAAGTGATGACATACTGCAATCCTTGTCTAGCTCCA ATGGATGAGAAGAAAAATGTGGGAAGGCACCTCTTTGAGGAAGCCAAGAAGTTGGATATCTTAGTGAAAGACAAAAATGGAGGACCATACATGGTTCCAAACACAGCTTTCGATGTTGGGATGTTAGACTTCACGCACCCGAAAGCAGCAGCTTGGTTCAAGCAGATCTTGCAAGAAATGGTGGATGATGGAGTCCGGGGTTGGATGGCTGATTTTGGCGAAGGCCTTCCAGTAGACGCTTGCCTCTACTCAG GTGAAGATCCCATCACTGCCCACAACAGGTATCCGGAGATCTGGGCTAGGGTGAATAGGGAATTTGTGGAGGAATGGGAAAGCAGCCGACCAGGCGAGTCTTTGGTTTTCTTCATGAGGGCTGGCTTTCGAGATAGCCCGAAGTGGGCTAGCCTATTCTGGGAAGGGGATCAAATGGTGAGCTGGCAAGCAAATGATGGGATAAAAAGTGCAGTTGTAGGCTTGTTAAGCAGTGGGATATCTGGCTATGCATTTAACCATAGTGACATTGGTGGCTACTGTGCTGTCAGCTTGCCGTTTTTCAAGTACCAACGGAGCGAGGAGCTTCTGCTCCGTTGGATGGAGCTCAACGCGTTCACCACTGTCTTCCGTACACATGAA GGAAACAAGCCATCCTGCAATAGTCAGTTCTACTCCAACCAAAAAactctctctcatttctcaaGATTTGCAAAGATATACAAAGCATGGAAGTTTTACAGGCTGCAGCTAGTAAAG GAAGCGTCGGAAAAGGGGCATCCCGTGTGTCGCCACCTCTTCCTTCACTACCCGAAAGACgagcatgctcacaagctaagATACGAGCAGTTTCTAGTGGGCTCAGAGATCCTAGTGGCGCCGGTCCTCGACAAAGGCAAGGAGGTTGTTAAGGTGTATTTCCCACAAGGGGAGAGTCATGTGTGGAAGCATGTTTGGACAGGAAAACTACATCACAAACAAGGTTTTGAAACTTGGGTGGAAACTCCATTAGGATATCCAGCCATTTTTGTCAAGGATGGATCCCAAATCGGAGAAATGTTTCTACAAAACCTTAAAGACTACAACATCTTGTGA
- the LOC121799475 gene encoding 50S ribosomal protein L18-like, with translation MVVPPPVRAERVTKFLKPYVLRMHFTNKYVNAQVVHTPTATVAAAASTQEKALRLAMEKEKESTRDVAAAAKIGLILAQRLQARNIPAVTVFYNRDQKYHGKVKAVIDQLTNAGVELI, from the coding sequence ATGGTTGTCCCTCCTCCAGTAAGGGCTGAAAGAGTAACGAAGTTTCTCAAACCGTACGTCCTAAGGATGCACTTCACCAATAAGTATGTGAACGCACAAGTTGTCCACACACCGACAGCAACAGTGGCTGCTGCTGCTAGCACGCAAGAGAAAGCCCTAAGGTTGGCCATGGAGAAGGAGAAAGAGAGCACTAGAGatgttgctgctgctgcaaaGATTGGCCTGATACTCGCACAACGGCTGCAGGCCAGAAACATACCAGCTGTTACAGTGTTCTACAACAGAGATCAAAAATACCATGGCAAGGTGAAAGCCGTAATTGATCAATTAACAAATGCAGGGGTGGAACTGATATGA
- the LOC121801618 gene encoding uncharacterized protein LOC121801618, giving the protein MAIHPKSKLAKSRSSIFILTASIACIAVLYLVACLVSAPAGIQNIVPPNRHTLHQKYLYWGSRIDCPGKHCDSCEGLGHQESSLRCALEEALFLGRTFVMPSRLCINPIHNKKGILHQTDNMASEEGWAANSCAMDSLYDLDFMSNTVPVILDNSKTWHHVLTTSMKLGSRGIAHVEGISRTDLQHKKIYSNLLLINRTASPLSWFMECKDRNNRSSIMLPYSFLPSMAAKKLRDAAEKIKAHLGDYDAIHVRRGDKIKTRKDRFGVERTLHPHLDRDTRPEFILCRISKWVPPGRTLFIASNERTPGFFSPLSARYKLAYSSNYSSVLDPIIENNYQLFMVERLIMMGARKFIRTNKEDDTDLSLTDDPKKNTKIWQIPVYSWERGEGENC; this is encoded by the exons ATGGCGATCCACCCAAAATCGAAATTAGCAAAGTCCAGATCTTCAATCTTCATTCTCACAGCTTCGATCGCGTGCATTGCAGTGTTGTACCTCGTGGCTTGTCTAGTTTCGGCGCCCGCCGGCATACAGAATATCGTGCCCCCAAATCGCCACACTTTGCACCAAAAGTACTTGTATTGGGGGAGCAGAATTGACTGCCCTGGAAAGCACTGCGATTCCTGCGAAGGTTTAGGTCACCAAGAGTCCAGCCTTAGGTGCGCCCTTGAGGAAGCATTGTTTCTCGGCAG GACCTTTGTAATGCCTTCCAGGTTGTGCATAAATCCAATACACAATAAGAAAGGAATTCTCCATCAAACTGACAATATGGCTTCTGAGGAAGG GTGGGCAGCTAACTCCTGTGCTATGGATTCTCTGTATGATCTTGATTTCATGTCCAACACGGTGCCTGTGATTTTAGATAATTCAAAGACATGGCACCATGTCCTTACTACAAGCATGAAACTGGGATCCAGAGGGATAGCGCATGTGGAAGGGATTAGTCGAACTGATCTCCaacacaaaaaaatttattcaaatcttTTACTCATAAATCGAACTGCCAGTCCTCTCTCATG GTTCATGGAATGCAAGGATCGAAACAACCGCAGTTCTATTATGTTGCCGTATTCCTTTCTTCCATCTATGGCTGCAAAGAAGCTACGAGATGCTGCGGAAAAG ATAAAGGCACATCTTGGAGATTATGATGCTATCCATGTCCGGCGTggtgataaaataaaaactagGAAGGACAGATTTGGGGTTGAACGAACCCTACACCCTCATCTTGACAGAGATACGCGTCCTGAGTTCATTCTTTGTAGAATTTCCAAATGGGTTCCCCCAGGTAGAACTCTCTTCATTGCATCCAATGAGAGGACTCCCGGATTCTTTTCACCTTTATCTGCGAG GTACAAATTGGCCTATTCATCAAATTACAGCAGTGTTTTGGATCCCATTATTGAGAACAATTACCAACTGTTCATGGTGGAGAGGCTTATTATGATGGGAGCCAGAAAGTTCATTCGAACAAACAAGGAAGACGACACGGATCTCAGTCTGACAGATGATCCCAAAAAGAACACCAAAATATGGCAAATACCTGTTTATAGCTGGGAGAGAGGGGAAGGAGAGAACTGCTGA
- the LOC121799478 gene encoding dual specificity protein phosphatase 12-like, producing MPYLVREHLFIGNIGDAADVLQKDSNEITHILSVLSSESISFFSEWRSGISIPCKEIRKVYVGDSGSEDVPHDMSKSALSPDKLLYSMEYAGKDLKIVRMAVPIRDMESENLLDHLDVCLDFIEISRKEGSVLVHCFAGVSRSAAINTAYLMKCEQLPLEDAIESLKQSCESVGPNDGFLEQLKMFEQMGFKVDRASSIYKRFRLKVLGDSYNRGEQIDGSKFGADPGLPAGTVSSNAEASPDIQAPRTCAFRCKKCRRVIALQENVLDHVPGEGESCFDWHKRRGGNPFRRPGDEECSSIFVEPLRWMKTVEEGGLEGKLTCAHCEARLGYFNWSGIQCSCGSWITPAFQLHKSRVDISTI from the exons ATGCCGTACCTGGTGCGTGAGCATTTATTTATTGGCAACATTGGTGATGCTGCGGATGTTCTCCAGAAGGACTCTAATGAAATCACACATATACTGTCAGTTCTTAGTTCGGAATCCATTTCTTTCTTCTCCGAGTGGCGTAGTGGGATCTCAATTCCATGCAAAGAAATACGGAAGGTCTATGTCGGGGACTCCGGATCGGAGGATGTTCCACACGACATGTCGAAGTCTGCTTTATCACCAGATAAGCTGCTTTATTCAATGGAGTATGCTGGTAAGGATTTGAAGATTGTGAGGATGGCTGTACCTATAAGGGATATGGAAAGTGAAAATTTGCTGGACCATTTGGATGTGTGCTTGGATTTTATTGAAATTAGTAGGAAAGAAGGTTCAGTTCTTGTCCACTGCTTTGCAGGCGTATCAAGGAG TGCAGCAATAAATACCGCATACCTGATGAAATGTGAACAGCTACCGTTAGAAG ATGCTATTGAATCCTTGAAGCAGAGCTGTGAATCAGTGGGCCCTAATGATGGTTTCTTGGAGCag CTGAAAATGTTTGAACAAATGGGGTTTAAAGTTGATCGTGCAAGCTCCATATACAAGCGCTTCCGGTTGAAAGTATTAG GCGATTCCTATAATCGTGGGGAACAAATAGATGGTTCGAAGTTTGGTGCAGATCCTGGACTGCCAGCAGGAACTGTTTCCTCAAATGCTGAAGCATCACCTGACATACAGGCCCCTCGTACTTGTGCATTCCGATGCAAAAAATGCCGTAGAGTCATTGCATTGCAGGAAAATGTTTTGGATCATGTTCCAGGAGAGGGTGAATCATGCTTTGATTGGCATAAAAGGAGAGGTGGAAATCCTTTCAGAAGACCCGGTGACGAGGAGTGCTCTTCCATCTTTGTTGAGCCTCTTCGCTGGATGAAAACAG TGGAAGAAGGTGGTCTTGAGGGCAAGCTAACATGCGCCCACTGCGAAGCTCGACTAGGTTACTTCAACTGGTCAGGGATTCAGTGCAGTTGCGGGAGCTGGATCACACCGGCCTTCCAGCTTCATAAAAGCCGAGTGGACATCAGTACTATCTAG
- the LOC121799479 gene encoding rhomboid-like protein 20: MNGGPSGFNNAPVTRTIVIVSALFTIIFGIQGRSRNLGWSYQDIFRKLQIWKLIVSVFGFSSTPELLFGIYLLYYFRVFERQIGSNKYTVFIIFSIAISILLEVFALLLLKDPSLNILTSGPYSLIFSSFVPFYFDIPVSTRFHVLNLKFSDKTFIYLAGLQLFLSSWKRSMVPGICGILAGSLYRMNILRVRRMKFPEAIASFFSRLSFPSSMGSSTPATGSSRNVLGSAPTYPGRQMEGNYPAPTLSTLMEPPEDSIATLVSMGFDRNSARQALVRARNDVNAATNILLESQGH; encoded by the exons ATGAACGGCGGCCCTTCTGGTTTTA ATAATGCGCCGGTGACAAGAACGATTGTGATTGTCAGTGCTCTTTTTACAATCATTTTTGGGATCCAAGGTCGTTCTAGAAACCTCGGTTGGTCATATCAG GACATCTTCAGAAAACTTCAAATATGGAAGCTCATAGTGTCAGTTTTTGGATTTTCATCTACGCCAGAACTTTTATTTGGAATATATCTTCTGTACTACTTCCGTGTATTTGAGAGGCAGATAGGTTCTAATAAATACACT GTTTTTATCATATTCTCCATCGCCATCTCTATATTGCTTGAAGTCTTCGCGCTATTACTACTTAAAG ATCCCTCCTTGAATATACTAACTTCTGGACCCTACAGCCTTATATTTTCTTCGTTCGTACCCTTCTATTTTGATATTCCCGTTTCAACGCGGTTTCATGTGCTAAACCTCAAATTTTCTGACAAGACTTTTATATATCTAGCCGGTCTTCAG CTATTTTTGTCATCTTGGAAAAGATCCATGGTGCCAGGGATTTGTGGTATTTTAGCGGGGTCCCTGTATCGCATGAATATTCTCCGTGTACGCAGGATGAAG TTTCCTGAAGCAATTGCCTCATTCTTCTCAAGACTGTCTTTCCCATCATCGATGGGAAGTAGTACGCCGGCCACTGGATCATCTAGGAATGTTTTAGGAAGCGCACCGACCTATCCTGGTCGCCAGATGGAG GGGAACTATCCAGCTCCGACCCTGTCAACATTGATGGAACCGCCAGAGGACTCCATAGCCACACTGGTGTCAATGGGCTTTGACAGGAACTCAGCAAGGCAAGCCCTCGTACGTGCCAGAAACGACGTTAATGCTGCAACCAACATCCTCCTCGAGTCTCAGGGGCATTAA
- the LOC121799474 gene encoding DNA gyrase subunit B, chloroplastic/mitochondrial isoform X1 gives MALLLNLKPTITSLKRMASRFNALSPSSLNYFHSRSRSTLALPSSISLPSPPFIFLTTGAALKKLSSSYTPCHAVVPRAFMSSSISFEAVRESKASKEYGSDQIQVLEGLDPVRKRPGMYIGSTGSRGLHHLVYEILDNAIDEAQAGFASKIDVILLADNSVCITDNGRGIPTDMHPATKKSSLETVLTVLHAGGKFGSASSGYSVSGGLHGVGLSVVNALSEALEVTVWRNGKEFKQKYCRGKPMAKLISRELPADMKDQRGTRIQFWPDKEVFTTEIEFDYNTISSRIRELAFLNPEVTIALEKQDVDPEKTLHNVYSYAGGLIEYVKWLNTDKKPLHEVVGFRKEIEGVSIDIALQWCSDSYSDTLLGYANSIRTVDGGTHIDGVKASLTRTLNNLAKKSKVIKEKDITLSGEHVREGLTCVISVKIPNPEFEGQTKTRLGNPEVRKIVDQSILEYLTEYLELHPDVLDAILSKSLNALKAALAAKRARELVRQKGVLKSSSLPGKLADCSATDPAEAEIFIVEGDSAGGSAKQGRDRRFQAVLPLRGKILNIERKDEASMYKNEEIQNLILGLGLGVKGDDFRKDALRYHKIIILTDADVDGAHIRTLLLTFFFRYQRALFDEGCIYVGVPPLYKVERGKQAHYCYDETELRKLQSSLPANASYNIQRFKGLGEMMPLQLWETTLNPETRLLKQLRVEDVAEANVVFSSLMGSRVDFRKELIQNSANAVNLGHLDI, from the exons ATGGCccttcttctcaatctcaagCCTACTATTACTTCGCTTAAACGCATGGCCTCTCGTTTTAATGCCCTTTCTCCTTCTTCTCTTAATTACTTTCATTCCCGCTCCCGCTCCACTCTCGCTCTACCCTCTTCTATCTCTCTCCCTTCGCCCCCTTTCATATTTCTTACCACCGG TGCTGCATTGAAAAAGTTATCTAGCAGCTATACACCATGTCATGCTGTGGTTCCGAGAGCATTTATGTCATCAAGCATCAGCTTCGAGGCTGTTCGTGAGAGTAAAGCCTCAAAAGAATATGGTTCGGATCAGATTCAG GTACTGGAAGGGTTAGACCCTGTAAGGAAGCGACCGGGCATGTACATTGGAAGCACAGGCTCTCGCGGCCTTCATCATCTG GTTTATGAAATCTTGGATAATGCTATTGACGAGGCACAAGCAGGATTTGCTTCTAAGATTGATGTCATTTTGCTTGCAGACAATTCAGTGTGCATCACTGACAATGGACGAGGG ATCCCAACGGACATGCATCCAGCCACAAAAAAGTCTTCTTTGGAGACTGTCTTGACG GTTTTGCATGCTGGTGGCAAGTTTGGTAGTGCCAGTAGTGGTTATAGTGTATCTGGGGGACTACATGGTGTTGGTTTATCAGTTGTCAATGCGTTGTCAGAG GCCCTTGAAGTGACAGTATGGCGTAATGGTAAGGAGTTTAAGCAGAAATATTGCCGTGGGAAGCCTATGGCAAAATTGATCTCCCGTGAGCTTCCGGCTGATATGAAGGACCAGAGAGGGACTCGTATACAATTTTGGCCAGACAAAGAAG TATTTACGACAGAAATTGAGTTTGACTACAACACAATATCTAGCAGAATCAGGGAGCTTGCTTTTCTAAATCCTGAG GTTACAATTGCTCTTGAGAAACAGGATGTGGACCCAGAGAAGACGCTGCATAATGTGTACAGCTATGCTGGAGGGTTAATTGAATATGTGAAATGGCTTAATACAGATAAG AAACCTTTGCATGAAGTTGTGGGATTCAGAAAAGAAATAGAGGGAGTCTCAATTGATATTGCACTCCAATG GTGTTCGGATTCTTATTCAGATACATTGTTAGGATATGCTAACAGCATTAGAACAGTTGATGGCGGTACTCACATTGATGGTGTCAAAGCTTCATTAACTAGAACCCTCAACAATCTTGCAAAGAAGTCTAAAGTCATTAAG GAAAAAGATATTACTTTAAGTGGCGAACATGTAAGAGAGGGCCTGACTTGTGTGATTTCTGTGAAAATTCCTAACCCAGAATTTGAAGGACAAACAAAG ACGAGATTAGGAAACCCAGAGGTGAGGAAGATTGTTGATCAATCTATTCTGGAGTATCTTACTGAGTACCTGGAGTTGCATCCTGATGTCCTTGATGCTATTCTATCGAAGTCCCTCAATGCTCTGAAG GCAGCATTAGCGGCAAAGAGGGCCAGAGAACTGGTGAGACAAAAGGGTGTCTTAAAATCATCATCCCTTCCGGGAAAGCTTGCTGATTGTTCAGCTACTGATCCTGCAGAAGCTG AGATATTCATAGTCGAAGGAGATTCAGCTGGTGGCAGTGCTAAACAAGGTCGTGACCGCCGATTTCAG GCAGTGCTACCTCTACGAGGTAAAATTTTGAACATTGAACGCAAAGACGAAGCTTCCATGTACAAAAATGAGGAGATTCAAAACCTAATTCTTGGTTTGGGACTTGGAGTAAAG GGTGATGATTTTCGGAAGGATGCGCTCCGTTATcacaaaattataatattaacaGATGCTGACGTAGATGGTGCTCACATAAGGACACTGCTCTTAACCTTCTTCTTTAGGTATCAG AGAGCTTTGTTTGATGAAGGTTGCATCTACGTCGGTGTTCCTCCTCTATATAAG GTTGAGAGGGGGAAGCAAGCACACTACTGTTATGATGAAACAGAACTCAGAAAACTTCAGAGCTCACTTCCTGCAAATGCATCATACAACATTCAGAGATTTAAAG GTCTTGGGGAGATGATGCCTTTACAACTGTGGGAAACAACCTTGAATCCCGAGACTAGACTTCTGAAGCAATTAAGAGTAGAGGATGTGGCAGAGGCCAACGTTGTCTTTTCGTCTCTCATGGGATCTCGA GTTGATTTCAGGAAAGAACTCATTCAGAACTCAGCCAATGCTGTCAATCTTGGTCATCTCGATATATAA